The Amycolatopsis endophytica genome includes the window ATCCTTGCCCGACACGTACCGGTACAGCGACATCGTGGTCTTGCCCACGGCCGCCGCCACCCGCTGCATGGACACCGCGCCGATGCCCTCGGCGTCGGCGAGGTCGATCGCCGCGCGGACGATCTTGTCCACGCTCAGCGCGGGCTTCGGCCCGCGGGTGGGCCGCTCGCCGCCACCCCACAGCAGTTCGAGGGTCCGCGTGCGTTCCGCCGTCATCGCCGTCCTTTCGTCCTTGACGGCCATCCTAGAACTGTGTATCACTTACACAAAATAGTCTACGAGATACACAGTCGCAGGGAGAGTGTGATGATCGAGGTCAGCGGCCTGTGCAAGGCATTCGGGGACAGAGAGGTGCTCGGCGGTGTCGACCTCACCGTCGAGCGGGGCAGCGTCGTCGCACTGCTGGGACCGAACGGCGCGGGCAAGAGCACGACCGTCAAGATCCTCACCACACTGCTCGCCCCGGACAGCGGCACCGCGCGGGTCGGCGGGTTCGACGTGGTGCGGCAGGCACGGGAGGTGCGGCGGATCATCGGCGTGACCGGACAGCAGACCGCGGTCGACCGCATCCTGACCGGTCACGAGAACCTGGTCATGATGGGCCGCCTGTTCCGCCTGGGCACCGCGGCCGCGCGCCGCCGTGCCGACGAGCTGCTCGACCGGTTCGACCTGACCGAAGCGGGCGGACGACCGGTGAAGACCTACTCCGGCGGTATGGAACGGCGCCTCGACCTGGCGATCAGCCTGATCACCGCACCGCCGGTGCTCTTCCTCGACGAACCCACCACCGGGCTGGACCCGCGCAGCCGCGCCGGGGTGTGGGACACCGTGCGCGACCTGCTGGCCGGCGGGGTCACCGTCCTGCTCACCACGCAGTACCTGGAAGAGGCGGACGAACTCGCCGACCGGGTCGCCCTGATCGACAAC containing:
- a CDS encoding ATP-binding cassette domain-containing protein, producing the protein MIEVSGLCKAFGDREVLGGVDLTVERGSVVALLGPNGAGKSTTVKILTTLLAPDSGTARVGGFDVVRQAREVRRIIGVTGQQTAVDRILTGHENLVMMGRLFRLGTAAARRRADELLDRFDLTEAGGRPVKTYSGGMERRLDLAISLITAPPVLFLDEPTTGLDPRSRAGVWDTVRDLLAGGVTVLLTTQYLEEADELADRVALIDNGRVVAEGTPESLKQRVGSERLDLTFATAGAFELARLVLGPAHFGEGHTLSVPVDGAHDVREILNRLEQAGAQVADLALTRPTLDDVFLSLTGEPAIGATR